Proteins from one Neodiprion fabricii isolate iyNeoFabr1 chromosome 5, iyNeoFabr1.1, whole genome shotgun sequence genomic window:
- the LOC124183391 gene encoding exportin-6-A isoform X2, with translation MDNDAAVLRRLEQLMTEFFSPQTSNDQKRSIEQSLHEFAAQIDSWRLCLYFLSSTDNRYVSMFALTTLETAIGRRWPVLGWEDRAIVRSTLYTLSLERGITPFVRNKVVKLVVDIARHDWPHFYSDFFSNILQLLGHRHTRLLGLVYLKTASEELGTPREDLPLHRKAELLRLFNSLVPTALDVLTELLVETTKHQNRSGTITPPPSPTGAQSAPLQGRTVLDVEGLAAGSGEICIITLEVLAHLFTWITLTDHFSTNLLNVIFTCAKYRDSMNGRQIETAVQALTTINELLYRPSSPSATESLLLQIFQRGIELFQSIEHLESIDESYLEKMTEYLQLFVTNHLKKVESCPKFPVNALLEVLYHHTFQRCITPMGYTRSLEVWSILLESTQARYATVALALAERVLQKVTFKFNAHTLKVLDTDTLDENDETEWQHFLRCNIECLAKVADISPIPVFTLLYQSWRESLSVYAKLGSAVASGQVVVLNDSEASNVRIHLRDLASMTQALARLYVHFVDKRFGKIGDQPGIDCSLAEELVSQTFEVCTFAKDNQLHRANLQPVEILQDLVEVNSQMLASLQAWCHWISERPEKLKDSLSQRCVQSCIWALMPNTFPQNLPPKFVHSAAHLMQSTVSILKPNLWDQPAFNDLVCAGSHPHLNQDTAKVLRRALVNGIILPAGDIGARQRLMGTMVTALSHPLGGEGQPVPPEIVVSSSVLSLKELLEDCRSSSTAIKKLLHTNLESTVNRVLELLPHLIRFPGTCETLLSFLHSAFAVLQQQLGPEYTQNAAQAMLHIFTRENISIGPTLDQLLEILILVVSAPGRAFKAFVPSITDLCLSNVWPVVRSDLSDHPDTTIVLLRLLHSILMHHWQYFYNSSVLRTFGNPDEAEPVEHREELVAILEAFGQALLQPDVNIFRQSLQSLEQLNSRCRLYQRSIFKTNLLERFLAALFTVLFQRSHDLLADEIATAVHSLALVNCDWFFGEFLPKFLTGCEGLDDEQRCTLLENFDRATDQPTLTRSVLRMVTDLRCYQFCRTV, from the exons ATG GACAACGATGCAGCTGTGCTTCGGAGGCTGGAGCAACTGatgactgaatttttctcaccacAAACCAGCAATGATCAAAAACGATCAATCGAACAGAGCCTTCATGAATTCGCGGCACAAATCGACTCTTGGAGGCTGTGTCTTTACTTTTTGTCATCAACTGACAATCGCTATGTCAGCATGTTTGCACTCACTACTCTCGAG ACAGCAATTGGACGTCGATGGCCAGTGCTGGGATGGGAAGACAGAGCTATTGTAAGATCAACGCTGTACACTCTCTCCCTAGAACGTGGTATAACTCCGTTTGTTCGGAACAAGGTGGTCAAGTTGGTGGTTGATATCGCCAGGCATGACTGGCCTCACTTTTACTCCgactttttctcaaatattttacag TTATTAGGTCACAGGCACACAAGACTATTGGGTCTGGTTTACCTGAAAACTGCTTCTGAGGAATTGGGAACCCCGAGAGAGGACTTACCACTTCACCGAAAAGCGGAATTGCTTAGGTTGTTCAACAGTTTGGTACCAACCGCCTTGGATGTTCTTACag AACTTCTTGTCGAAACAACCAAACATCAGAATAGGTCCGGCACAATAACTCCGCCACCTTCGCCGACGGGTGCTCAAAGTGCTCCTCTCCAAGGGAGAACTGTTTTAGATGTGGAAGGACTTGCAGCTGGTAGCGGGGAAATTTGCATCATCACCCTGGAAGTTCTGGCACATTTGTTCACCTGGATAACTCTCACTGATCATTTTTCTACCAACCTATTGAACGTTATTTTCACCTGCGCCAAGTATCGTGATTCAATG AACGGAAGGCAGATTGAGACAGCCGTGCAAGCATTGACGACAATAAATGAACTGCTGTACCGCCCAAGCTCACCGAGTGCCACAGAGAGCTTGCTGCTGCAGATATTTCAACGAGGGATAGAACTATTTCAATCCATAGAACATCTAGAGTCCATCGACGAAAG CTACTTAGAAAAAATGACAGAGTATCTGCAGTTATTCGTTACAAATCACCTCAAAAAGGTTGAATCTTGCCCAAAGTTTCCCGTCAATGCGCTTCTCGAGGTATTATACCATCACACGTTTCAACGCTGCATCACACCGATGGGGTATACTAGATCATTGGAGGTTTGGTCCATACTGCTGGAAAGCACTCAGGCTCGCTATGCTACAGTCGCTCTCGCGCTCGCAGAACGCGTCTTACAAAAAGTCACCTTCAAATTTAACGCGCACACTCTAAAGGTTCTGGACACTGATACATTGGACGAAAAT GATGAGACGGAGTGGCAGCATTTTTTACGCTGCAATATCGAATGCCTTGCCAAAGTTGCAGACATCTCTCCTATACCGGTGTTCACACTGCTG TATCAATCCTGGCGGGAGAGTCTATCAGTTTACGCAAAGTTAGGTTCAGCCGTAGCAAGTGGTCAGGTAGTGGTCCTGAACGATTCCGAAGCTTCTAACGTAAGAATTCATCTACGGGACTTGGCGTCCATGACTCAGGCTCTGGCTCGATTGTATGTTCATTTTGTTG ACAAACGTTTTGGAAAAATAGGGGATCAACCAGGGATCGATTGCTCATTGGCCGAGGAACTAGTTTCGCAAACGTTCGAAGTCTGCACTTTTGCCAAGGACAATCAACTGCACAGGGCCAATCTTCAGCCAGTTGAAATACTTCAAGACCTAGTTGAAGT aaattcacagatgTTGGCTTCACTCCAGGCATGGTGCCATTGGATATCGGAAAGGccagaaaaattgaaggacAGTTTAAGTCAACGATGCGTGCAGTCCTGTATTTGGGCCTTGATGCCTAACACGTTTCCCCAAAATTTACCGCCAAAATTTGTTCACTCAGCTGCGCATCTAATGCAGAGCACAGTTTCTATTCTCAAACCAAACCTCTGGGATCAACCTGCATTTAATGATTTAGTTTGTGCCGGCTCCCATCCGCATCTTAATCAGGATACTGCAAAGGTCCTCAGGAGAGCCCTGGTCAACGGAATAATTCTCCCTGCTGGAGACATCGGGGCGCGGCAAAGACTAATGG GCACGATGGTCACGGCTCTTTCGCACCCACTAGGAGGAGAGGGGCAGCCGGTGCCTCCTGAAATTGTAGTATCATCGTCGGTACTATCACTCAAAGAGTTGTTGGAAGATTGTCGTTCGTCGTCTACAGCAATAAAAAAACTCTTACACACTAATCTAGAATCAACAGTAAATCGAGTACTGGAACTTCTCCCTCATCTCATCAGATTTCCAGGAACATGTGAAACATTGCTTAGCTTTCTCCACAGCGCCTTTGCTGTTCTTCAGCAACAACTGGGACCAGAGTATACACAAAATGCGGCGCAAGCTATGCTGCACATCTTTACTCG tgaaaaTATATCGATCGGACCAACGTTGGATCAGCTCCTGGAAATATTGATTTTGGTTGTGTCAGCACCTGGCAGAGCTTTCAAAGCGTTCGTGCCGTCAATAACAGACTTGTGCTTGAGCAATGTGTGGCCCGTTGTCAGGAGTGATTTGAGCGATCACCCAGATACCACCATAGTTTTATTACGCTTGTTACATAG TATTTTAATGCACCATTGGCAGTACTTTTATAACTCATCCGTACTACGGACTTTCGGTAATCCCGACGAAGCTGAGCCGGTTGAGCACAGAGAAGAGTTAGTCGCTATTTTGGAAGCGTTTGGTCAGGCGTTACTACAACCAGACGTGAACATATTTCGTCAGAGTCTTCAGAGTCTGGAACAACTAAACTCTAGATGCCGTCTGTACCAGCgttctattttcaaaactaattTACTTGAGAGATTTTTGGCAGCACTTTTTACAGTTTTGTTtcaaag ATCTCACGATCTCTTGGCCGACGAAATAGCGACTGCGGTTCACAGTCTTGCGCTTGTCAATTGTGACTGGTtttttggtgaatttttgccaaaatttttaactGGATGTGAGGGACTAGACGACGAACAGAGATGCACACTTTTAGAAAACTTTGACCGAGCAACA gaTCAACCGACATTGACAAGATCTGTTCTTCGTATGGTGACTGATTTGAGGTGCTATCAATTTTGTCGGACTgtttaa
- the LOC124183391 gene encoding exportin-6-A isoform X3 — protein MDNDAAVLRRLEQLMTEFFSPQTSNDQKRSIEQSLHEFAAQIDSWRLCLYFLSSTDNRYVSMFALTTLEQTAIGRRWPVLGWEDRAIVRSTLYTLSLERGITPFVRNKVVKLVVDIARHDWPHFYSDFFSNILQLLGHRHTRLLGLVYLKTASEELGTPREDLPLHRKAELLRLFNSLVPTALDVLTELLVETTKHQNRSGTITPPPSPTGAQSAPLQGRTVLDVEGLAAGSGEICIITLEVLAHLFTWITLTDHFSTNLLNVIFTCAKYRDSMNGRQIETAVQALTTINELLYRPSSPSATESLLLQIFQRGIELFQSIEHLESIDESYLEKMTEYLQLFVTNHLKKVESCPKFPVNALLEVLYHHTFQRCITPMGYTRSLEVWSILLESTQARYATVALALAERVLQKVTFKFNAHTLKVLDTDTLDENDETEWQHFLRCNIECLAKVADISPIPVFTLLYQSWRESLSVYAKLGSAVASGQVVVLNDSEASNVRIHLRDLASMTQALARLYVHFVGDQPGIDCSLAEELVSQTFEVCTFAKDNQLHRANLQPVEILQDLVEVNSQMLASLQAWCHWISERPEKLKDSLSQRCVQSCIWALMPNTFPQNLPPKFVHSAAHLMQSTVSILKPNLWDQPAFNDLVCAGSHPHLNQDTAKVLRRALVNGIILPAGDIGARQRLMGTMVTALSHPLGGEGQPVPPEIVVSSSVLSLKELLEDCRSSSTAIKKLLHTNLESTVNRVLELLPHLIRFPGTCETLLSFLHSAFAVLQQQLGPEYTQNAAQAMLHIFTRENISIGPTLDQLLEILILVVSAPGRAFKAFVPSITDLCLSNVWPVVRSDLSDHPDTTIVLLRLLHSILMHHWQYFYNSSVLRTFGNPDEAEPVEHREELVAILEAFGQALLQPDVNIFRQSLQSLEQLNSRCRLYQRSIFKTNLLERFLAALFTVLFQRSHDLLADEIATAVHSLALVNCDWFFGEFLPKFLTGCEGLDDEQRCTLLENFDRATDQPTLTRSVLRMVTDLRCYQFCRTV, from the exons ATG GACAACGATGCAGCTGTGCTTCGGAGGCTGGAGCAACTGatgactgaatttttctcaccacAAACCAGCAATGATCAAAAACGATCAATCGAACAGAGCCTTCATGAATTCGCGGCACAAATCGACTCTTGGAGGCTGTGTCTTTACTTTTTGTCATCAACTGACAATCGCTATGTCAGCATGTTTGCACTCACTACTCTCGAG CAGACAGCAATTGGACGTCGATGGCCAGTGCTGGGATGGGAAGACAGAGCTATTGTAAGATCAACGCTGTACACTCTCTCCCTAGAACGTGGTATAACTCCGTTTGTTCGGAACAAGGTGGTCAAGTTGGTGGTTGATATCGCCAGGCATGACTGGCCTCACTTTTACTCCgactttttctcaaatattttacag TTATTAGGTCACAGGCACACAAGACTATTGGGTCTGGTTTACCTGAAAACTGCTTCTGAGGAATTGGGAACCCCGAGAGAGGACTTACCACTTCACCGAAAAGCGGAATTGCTTAGGTTGTTCAACAGTTTGGTACCAACCGCCTTGGATGTTCTTACag AACTTCTTGTCGAAACAACCAAACATCAGAATAGGTCCGGCACAATAACTCCGCCACCTTCGCCGACGGGTGCTCAAAGTGCTCCTCTCCAAGGGAGAACTGTTTTAGATGTGGAAGGACTTGCAGCTGGTAGCGGGGAAATTTGCATCATCACCCTGGAAGTTCTGGCACATTTGTTCACCTGGATAACTCTCACTGATCATTTTTCTACCAACCTATTGAACGTTATTTTCACCTGCGCCAAGTATCGTGATTCAATG AACGGAAGGCAGATTGAGACAGCCGTGCAAGCATTGACGACAATAAATGAACTGCTGTACCGCCCAAGCTCACCGAGTGCCACAGAGAGCTTGCTGCTGCAGATATTTCAACGAGGGATAGAACTATTTCAATCCATAGAACATCTAGAGTCCATCGACGAAAG CTACTTAGAAAAAATGACAGAGTATCTGCAGTTATTCGTTACAAATCACCTCAAAAAGGTTGAATCTTGCCCAAAGTTTCCCGTCAATGCGCTTCTCGAGGTATTATACCATCACACGTTTCAACGCTGCATCACACCGATGGGGTATACTAGATCATTGGAGGTTTGGTCCATACTGCTGGAAAGCACTCAGGCTCGCTATGCTACAGTCGCTCTCGCGCTCGCAGAACGCGTCTTACAAAAAGTCACCTTCAAATTTAACGCGCACACTCTAAAGGTTCTGGACACTGATACATTGGACGAAAAT GATGAGACGGAGTGGCAGCATTTTTTACGCTGCAATATCGAATGCCTTGCCAAAGTTGCAGACATCTCTCCTATACCGGTGTTCACACTGCTG TATCAATCCTGGCGGGAGAGTCTATCAGTTTACGCAAAGTTAGGTTCAGCCGTAGCAAGTGGTCAGGTAGTGGTCCTGAACGATTCCGAAGCTTCTAACGTAAGAATTCATCTACGGGACTTGGCGTCCATGACTCAGGCTCTGGCTCGATTGTATGTTCATTTTGTTG GGGATCAACCAGGGATCGATTGCTCATTGGCCGAGGAACTAGTTTCGCAAACGTTCGAAGTCTGCACTTTTGCCAAGGACAATCAACTGCACAGGGCCAATCTTCAGCCAGTTGAAATACTTCAAGACCTAGTTGAAGT aaattcacagatgTTGGCTTCACTCCAGGCATGGTGCCATTGGATATCGGAAAGGccagaaaaattgaaggacAGTTTAAGTCAACGATGCGTGCAGTCCTGTATTTGGGCCTTGATGCCTAACACGTTTCCCCAAAATTTACCGCCAAAATTTGTTCACTCAGCTGCGCATCTAATGCAGAGCACAGTTTCTATTCTCAAACCAAACCTCTGGGATCAACCTGCATTTAATGATTTAGTTTGTGCCGGCTCCCATCCGCATCTTAATCAGGATACTGCAAAGGTCCTCAGGAGAGCCCTGGTCAACGGAATAATTCTCCCTGCTGGAGACATCGGGGCGCGGCAAAGACTAATGG GCACGATGGTCACGGCTCTTTCGCACCCACTAGGAGGAGAGGGGCAGCCGGTGCCTCCTGAAATTGTAGTATCATCGTCGGTACTATCACTCAAAGAGTTGTTGGAAGATTGTCGTTCGTCGTCTACAGCAATAAAAAAACTCTTACACACTAATCTAGAATCAACAGTAAATCGAGTACTGGAACTTCTCCCTCATCTCATCAGATTTCCAGGAACATGTGAAACATTGCTTAGCTTTCTCCACAGCGCCTTTGCTGTTCTTCAGCAACAACTGGGACCAGAGTATACACAAAATGCGGCGCAAGCTATGCTGCACATCTTTACTCG tgaaaaTATATCGATCGGACCAACGTTGGATCAGCTCCTGGAAATATTGATTTTGGTTGTGTCAGCACCTGGCAGAGCTTTCAAAGCGTTCGTGCCGTCAATAACAGACTTGTGCTTGAGCAATGTGTGGCCCGTTGTCAGGAGTGATTTGAGCGATCACCCAGATACCACCATAGTTTTATTACGCTTGTTACATAG TATTTTAATGCACCATTGGCAGTACTTTTATAACTCATCCGTACTACGGACTTTCGGTAATCCCGACGAAGCTGAGCCGGTTGAGCACAGAGAAGAGTTAGTCGCTATTTTGGAAGCGTTTGGTCAGGCGTTACTACAACCAGACGTGAACATATTTCGTCAGAGTCTTCAGAGTCTGGAACAACTAAACTCTAGATGCCGTCTGTACCAGCgttctattttcaaaactaattTACTTGAGAGATTTTTGGCAGCACTTTTTACAGTTTTGTTtcaaag ATCTCACGATCTCTTGGCCGACGAAATAGCGACTGCGGTTCACAGTCTTGCGCTTGTCAATTGTGACTGGTtttttggtgaatttttgccaaaatttttaactGGATGTGAGGGACTAGACGACGAACAGAGATGCACACTTTTAGAAAACTTTGACCGAGCAACA gaTCAACCGACATTGACAAGATCTGTTCTTCGTATGGTGACTGATTTGAGGTGCTATCAATTTTGTCGGACTgtttaa
- the LOC124183391 gene encoding exportin-6-A isoform X1 yields the protein MDNDAAVLRRLEQLMTEFFSPQTSNDQKRSIEQSLHEFAAQIDSWRLCLYFLSSTDNRYVSMFALTTLEQTAIGRRWPVLGWEDRAIVRSTLYTLSLERGITPFVRNKVVKLVVDIARHDWPHFYSDFFSNILQLLGHRHTRLLGLVYLKTASEELGTPREDLPLHRKAELLRLFNSLVPTALDVLTELLVETTKHQNRSGTITPPPSPTGAQSAPLQGRTVLDVEGLAAGSGEICIITLEVLAHLFTWITLTDHFSTNLLNVIFTCAKYRDSMNGRQIETAVQALTTINELLYRPSSPSATESLLLQIFQRGIELFQSIEHLESIDESYLEKMTEYLQLFVTNHLKKVESCPKFPVNALLEVLYHHTFQRCITPMGYTRSLEVWSILLESTQARYATVALALAERVLQKVTFKFNAHTLKVLDTDTLDENDETEWQHFLRCNIECLAKVADISPIPVFTLLYQSWRESLSVYAKLGSAVASGQVVVLNDSEASNVRIHLRDLASMTQALARLYVHFVDKRFGKIGDQPGIDCSLAEELVSQTFEVCTFAKDNQLHRANLQPVEILQDLVEVNSQMLASLQAWCHWISERPEKLKDSLSQRCVQSCIWALMPNTFPQNLPPKFVHSAAHLMQSTVSILKPNLWDQPAFNDLVCAGSHPHLNQDTAKVLRRALVNGIILPAGDIGARQRLMGTMVTALSHPLGGEGQPVPPEIVVSSSVLSLKELLEDCRSSSTAIKKLLHTNLESTVNRVLELLPHLIRFPGTCETLLSFLHSAFAVLQQQLGPEYTQNAAQAMLHIFTRENISIGPTLDQLLEILILVVSAPGRAFKAFVPSITDLCLSNVWPVVRSDLSDHPDTTIVLLRLLHSILMHHWQYFYNSSVLRTFGNPDEAEPVEHREELVAILEAFGQALLQPDVNIFRQSLQSLEQLNSRCRLYQRSIFKTNLLERFLAALFTVLFQRSHDLLADEIATAVHSLALVNCDWFFGEFLPKFLTGCEGLDDEQRCTLLENFDRATDQPTLTRSVLRMVTDLRCYQFCRTV from the exons ATG GACAACGATGCAGCTGTGCTTCGGAGGCTGGAGCAACTGatgactgaatttttctcaccacAAACCAGCAATGATCAAAAACGATCAATCGAACAGAGCCTTCATGAATTCGCGGCACAAATCGACTCTTGGAGGCTGTGTCTTTACTTTTTGTCATCAACTGACAATCGCTATGTCAGCATGTTTGCACTCACTACTCTCGAG CAGACAGCAATTGGACGTCGATGGCCAGTGCTGGGATGGGAAGACAGAGCTATTGTAAGATCAACGCTGTACACTCTCTCCCTAGAACGTGGTATAACTCCGTTTGTTCGGAACAAGGTGGTCAAGTTGGTGGTTGATATCGCCAGGCATGACTGGCCTCACTTTTACTCCgactttttctcaaatattttacag TTATTAGGTCACAGGCACACAAGACTATTGGGTCTGGTTTACCTGAAAACTGCTTCTGAGGAATTGGGAACCCCGAGAGAGGACTTACCACTTCACCGAAAAGCGGAATTGCTTAGGTTGTTCAACAGTTTGGTACCAACCGCCTTGGATGTTCTTACag AACTTCTTGTCGAAACAACCAAACATCAGAATAGGTCCGGCACAATAACTCCGCCACCTTCGCCGACGGGTGCTCAAAGTGCTCCTCTCCAAGGGAGAACTGTTTTAGATGTGGAAGGACTTGCAGCTGGTAGCGGGGAAATTTGCATCATCACCCTGGAAGTTCTGGCACATTTGTTCACCTGGATAACTCTCACTGATCATTTTTCTACCAACCTATTGAACGTTATTTTCACCTGCGCCAAGTATCGTGATTCAATG AACGGAAGGCAGATTGAGACAGCCGTGCAAGCATTGACGACAATAAATGAACTGCTGTACCGCCCAAGCTCACCGAGTGCCACAGAGAGCTTGCTGCTGCAGATATTTCAACGAGGGATAGAACTATTTCAATCCATAGAACATCTAGAGTCCATCGACGAAAG CTACTTAGAAAAAATGACAGAGTATCTGCAGTTATTCGTTACAAATCACCTCAAAAAGGTTGAATCTTGCCCAAAGTTTCCCGTCAATGCGCTTCTCGAGGTATTATACCATCACACGTTTCAACGCTGCATCACACCGATGGGGTATACTAGATCATTGGAGGTTTGGTCCATACTGCTGGAAAGCACTCAGGCTCGCTATGCTACAGTCGCTCTCGCGCTCGCAGAACGCGTCTTACAAAAAGTCACCTTCAAATTTAACGCGCACACTCTAAAGGTTCTGGACACTGATACATTGGACGAAAAT GATGAGACGGAGTGGCAGCATTTTTTACGCTGCAATATCGAATGCCTTGCCAAAGTTGCAGACATCTCTCCTATACCGGTGTTCACACTGCTG TATCAATCCTGGCGGGAGAGTCTATCAGTTTACGCAAAGTTAGGTTCAGCCGTAGCAAGTGGTCAGGTAGTGGTCCTGAACGATTCCGAAGCTTCTAACGTAAGAATTCATCTACGGGACTTGGCGTCCATGACTCAGGCTCTGGCTCGATTGTATGTTCATTTTGTTG ACAAACGTTTTGGAAAAATAGGGGATCAACCAGGGATCGATTGCTCATTGGCCGAGGAACTAGTTTCGCAAACGTTCGAAGTCTGCACTTTTGCCAAGGACAATCAACTGCACAGGGCCAATCTTCAGCCAGTTGAAATACTTCAAGACCTAGTTGAAGT aaattcacagatgTTGGCTTCACTCCAGGCATGGTGCCATTGGATATCGGAAAGGccagaaaaattgaaggacAGTTTAAGTCAACGATGCGTGCAGTCCTGTATTTGGGCCTTGATGCCTAACACGTTTCCCCAAAATTTACCGCCAAAATTTGTTCACTCAGCTGCGCATCTAATGCAGAGCACAGTTTCTATTCTCAAACCAAACCTCTGGGATCAACCTGCATTTAATGATTTAGTTTGTGCCGGCTCCCATCCGCATCTTAATCAGGATACTGCAAAGGTCCTCAGGAGAGCCCTGGTCAACGGAATAATTCTCCCTGCTGGAGACATCGGGGCGCGGCAAAGACTAATGG GCACGATGGTCACGGCTCTTTCGCACCCACTAGGAGGAGAGGGGCAGCCGGTGCCTCCTGAAATTGTAGTATCATCGTCGGTACTATCACTCAAAGAGTTGTTGGAAGATTGTCGTTCGTCGTCTACAGCAATAAAAAAACTCTTACACACTAATCTAGAATCAACAGTAAATCGAGTACTGGAACTTCTCCCTCATCTCATCAGATTTCCAGGAACATGTGAAACATTGCTTAGCTTTCTCCACAGCGCCTTTGCTGTTCTTCAGCAACAACTGGGACCAGAGTATACACAAAATGCGGCGCAAGCTATGCTGCACATCTTTACTCG tgaaaaTATATCGATCGGACCAACGTTGGATCAGCTCCTGGAAATATTGATTTTGGTTGTGTCAGCACCTGGCAGAGCTTTCAAAGCGTTCGTGCCGTCAATAACAGACTTGTGCTTGAGCAATGTGTGGCCCGTTGTCAGGAGTGATTTGAGCGATCACCCAGATACCACCATAGTTTTATTACGCTTGTTACATAG TATTTTAATGCACCATTGGCAGTACTTTTATAACTCATCCGTACTACGGACTTTCGGTAATCCCGACGAAGCTGAGCCGGTTGAGCACAGAGAAGAGTTAGTCGCTATTTTGGAAGCGTTTGGTCAGGCGTTACTACAACCAGACGTGAACATATTTCGTCAGAGTCTTCAGAGTCTGGAACAACTAAACTCTAGATGCCGTCTGTACCAGCgttctattttcaaaactaattTACTTGAGAGATTTTTGGCAGCACTTTTTACAGTTTTGTTtcaaag ATCTCACGATCTCTTGGCCGACGAAATAGCGACTGCGGTTCACAGTCTTGCGCTTGTCAATTGTGACTGGTtttttggtgaatttttgccaaaatttttaactGGATGTGAGGGACTAGACGACGAACAGAGATGCACACTTTTAGAAAACTTTGACCGAGCAACA gaTCAACCGACATTGACAAGATCTGTTCTTCGTATGGTGACTGATTTGAGGTGCTATCAATTTTGTCGGACTgtttaa